One region of Aminobacterium colombiense DSM 12261 genomic DNA includes:
- a CDS encoding [Fe-Fe] hydrogenase large subunit C-terminal domain-containing protein, translating into MAGGVRVQEVRCRGCANCIKTCPTEAMRVLTGCVHIISDLCIDCGECIRKCKEKAIILNEDEWELLRSQKKLVLIADPCFYVQIGSCGSPFLMKEALHATEMEDILDCEALAFDVAAYAIARLVESERQEHLPFISTYCPAVIRLIQINFPELIGRLVPVESPLESSVIIWRQVTGRKDELTLISPCPAKTTLVRNPVGRELSSIAYSVSIRRVVHDILAGSPKMSGEESHKINDRWIKWSITGGESRHISSFARRPLRTVSVSGLRNTIDLLTELELGRLRGVDYVECRACDLGCIGGVGTHESRFLSRLRIDAMKVDWKVTDEEKTHIEKWYKKGVWELEQAIQPKQRLPLSSDLGEAMAKLKEMNAIYAELPHIDCGSCGRPSCRAMAEDIVRGKGEMTDCIFKLRDRIHDLSKEISELSGKVPHAYGS; encoded by the coding sequence ATGGCTGGAGGGGTAAGAGTACAGGAAGTTCGATGCCGAGGCTGTGCCAATTGTATAAAGACATGTCCCACGGAGGCAATGCGAGTGTTGACTGGATGTGTGCACATTATCTCTGATCTTTGCATAGATTGCGGAGAATGCATTCGTAAATGCAAAGAAAAGGCTATCATACTCAATGAAGATGAATGGGAGCTTCTGAGATCCCAAAAAAAACTTGTTCTCATTGCTGATCCCTGTTTTTATGTTCAGATAGGGTCCTGCGGGTCACCCTTTCTCATGAAAGAAGCTCTTCATGCAACGGAAATGGAGGATATCCTCGACTGTGAAGCATTAGCTTTTGATGTAGCGGCATATGCTATTGCGCGCCTTGTGGAATCAGAAAGACAAGAGCATCTCCCCTTTATCTCTACCTATTGCCCAGCAGTTATTCGTCTGATACAGATAAATTTTCCAGAGCTTATAGGTCGTCTTGTCCCCGTAGAATCCCCACTGGAATCAAGTGTTATTATCTGGCGCCAAGTGACTGGCCGAAAAGATGAACTAACTCTCATTTCGCCATGTCCAGCAAAAACAACCCTCGTTCGAAATCCTGTAGGGCGCGAACTCAGTTCTATAGCCTACTCTGTTTCAATAAGACGGGTAGTTCATGATATTTTGGCGGGAAGCCCTAAAATGTCTGGTGAAGAATCCCATAAGATCAATGATCGATGGATTAAGTGGTCTATTACTGGCGGTGAATCTCGCCATATTTCTTCTTTCGCCCGCCGTCCTCTTCGCACGGTTTCCGTTTCCGGTTTGAGGAATACTATAGACCTCCTGACAGAGCTTGAATTAGGAAGGTTGCGAGGAGTGGATTATGTGGAGTGCAGGGCCTGTGACCTTGGATGTATTGGAGGGGTAGGGACCCATGAATCCCGTTTTTTATCCCGCCTTCGTATTGACGCAATGAAAGTAGATTGGAAAGTGACAGATGAGGAAAAGACTCACATTGAAAAATGGTATAAGAAAGGCGTATGGGAGCTAGAACAGGCCATTCAACCGAAACAGCGTCTCCCACTTTCCAGTGATTTGGGAGAAGCCATGGCGAAGCTTAAGGAAATGAATGCTATTTACGCTGAGTTGCCTCACATTGATTGTGGTTCTTGCGGACGACCTTCCTGTCGAGCCATGGCTGAGGATATTGTGCGAGGCAAAGGAGAAATGACAGACTGCATTTTTAAACTTAGAGACCGGATCCATGATTTGAGCAAGGAGATCTCGGAACTTTCGGGGAAAGTGCCTCATGCCTACGGATCATAG
- a CDS encoding PHP domain-containing protein: MKFADGFMKWAYVLCDTKLKLRPYYVDLHIHTVLSPCGELEMGAHDIVSKARQEGIQIIAITDHNSALNVPAITKAAGGSPVVIPGLEVQTAEDIHIVTLFRDCQVASDYQRWLWERMPGLRNRPEVFGDQLVISEKDDILDEEEILLVQGVGYSVDEVALEAKGRGGLVILAHIDRPSFSYTAVLGPIPSSFPADALEISWRCSSEEVEVFREEYPEWTFIRSSDSHWLRSLCVENCSVLLLAEPTFDEIAKAIRKEDGRCVIGPWPNYF, translated from the coding sequence ATGAAATTTGCGGACGGCTTTATGAAATGGGCCTACGTGCTTTGTGATACGAAGTTGAAGTTAAGGCCTTATTATGTAGACCTTCACATCCATACGGTGCTATCCCCTTGTGGCGAACTTGAAATGGGAGCCCATGATATTGTATCAAAAGCGCGGCAGGAAGGAATTCAGATCATTGCCATTACCGATCATAATTCTGCTCTGAACGTGCCTGCTATTACAAAGGCTGCAGGTGGGAGCCCAGTAGTGATCCCCGGTCTTGAAGTTCAAACGGCAGAAGATATACACATAGTCACCCTTTTCAGAGATTGCCAGGTTGCCTCAGATTATCAGCGGTGGCTGTGGGAGCGTATGCCAGGCCTTAGAAACCGCCCGGAGGTGTTTGGTGATCAATTGGTGATTTCCGAGAAGGACGATATTCTTGACGAAGAGGAAATATTACTTGTCCAGGGGGTGGGATATTCTGTTGATGAAGTAGCCCTCGAAGCGAAGGGAAGGGGAGGCCTTGTGATCCTTGCCCATATTGACAGGCCATCTTTTTCCTATACGGCAGTACTAGGGCCAATCCCTTCCTCCTTTCCCGCCGATGCCCTTGAGATCTCCTGGCGATGTTCCTCAGAAGAAGTCGAGGTTTTCCGAGAGGAATATCCAGAATGGACATTTATCCGTTCCTCGGACTCCCATTGGTTGAGAAGCCTCTGTGTAGAAAACTGTTCGGTCCTTCTTCTGGCGGAACCTACTTTCGATGAAATTGCAAAAGCTATCAGAAAAGAAGATGGCCGATGTGTAATTGGTCCCTGGCCCAATTATTTCTAA
- the hisIE gene encoding bifunctional phosphoribosyl-AMP cyclohydrolase/phosphoribosyl-ATP diphosphatase HisIE, whose protein sequence is MIDYTNINFDEKGLIPVVVQDGESGEVLMVAYANRQSLEETEKRKEMVFWSRSRQLLWHKGETSGNTLRVMELRLDCDGDAILAVVEPAGPACHTGEVSCFFRTLTEEMPGKATFPGQLWKYLKERQHHNPKESYTASLIQSGPKRAAQKIGEEGVETALAIAVGERDEVIYEAADLVYHLMVGLLSSGVSLQEIWAELEKRHSSH, encoded by the coding sequence ATGATTGATTACACCAACATCAACTTCGATGAAAAGGGACTCATTCCCGTAGTGGTGCAAGATGGAGAAAGTGGAGAGGTCCTTATGGTGGCCTATGCAAATCGTCAATCCCTTGAGGAAACAGAAAAAAGAAAAGAAATGGTCTTTTGGAGCCGTTCCCGACAGTTACTTTGGCACAAAGGAGAGACAAGTGGCAATACATTGAGAGTCATGGAATTACGTCTAGATTGTGATGGGGATGCTATCCTGGCCGTAGTCGAGCCAGCAGGTCCCGCATGCCATACAGGTGAGGTGTCATGTTTTTTCCGCACACTTACAGAGGAAATGCCCGGGAAGGCAACATTCCCTGGCCAACTTTGGAAATATCTGAAAGAACGTCAGCATCATAACCCCAAAGAAAGCTACACTGCCAGTTTAATTCAATCGGGCCCCAAAAGGGCAGCACAAAAAATAGGGGAAGAGGGAGTGGAAACTGCTCTAGCTATTGCTGTCGGTGAGAGAGATGAAGTGATCTATGAGGCAGCAGATCTAGTGTATCATTTGATGGTCGGCCTTCTCTCATCTGGCGTTTCTCTGCAGGAAATCTGGGCCGAATTAGAAAAACGCCATTCCAGTCATTAG
- the hisF gene encoding imidazole glycerol phosphate synthase subunit HisF → MLTKRIIPCLDVKNGRVVTGINFVNLKDTGNPAEMALRYMEEQADELVFLDISASVERRCTMKSWVKEVADRIFIPFTVGGGISSAEQAREIIALGADKIALNTAAVKNPEIIEECAALLGRQAIVLAIDVKEVKPGRWEVYIEGGQTPTGIDALQWIRQGVDLGCGEILLTSMDRDGTKIGYDIPLLSQVATMVPVPIIASGGAGTKEHILEAFNVGCDGALAASIFHFGIVDIPDLKKWLKEQHIAIRYLEA, encoded by the coding sequence ATGTTAACAAAAAGAATTATTCCCTGTCTCGATGTAAAAAACGGACGGGTTGTAACTGGAATAAATTTTGTAAATCTTAAAGATACAGGCAACCCCGCAGAAATGGCATTGCGTTACATGGAGGAACAGGCCGACGAGCTTGTCTTTCTTGACATCTCCGCATCTGTAGAAAGACGTTGCACCATGAAAAGCTGGGTAAAAGAGGTGGCTGACCGTATCTTTATTCCTTTCACCGTAGGCGGAGGCATCTCTTCTGCAGAACAGGCTCGGGAAATTATTGCCCTTGGAGCAGACAAGATTGCCCTCAACACCGCCGCAGTTAAAAATCCCGAAATAATCGAAGAATGTGCCGCACTGCTGGGACGGCAGGCTATTGTTCTTGCTATTGATGTAAAAGAGGTGAAACCGGGCCGCTGGGAAGTTTATATTGAGGGGGGACAAACACCCACTGGGATTGATGCTCTTCAATGGATTCGTCAGGGTGTAGACCTGGGATGTGGGGAAATTCTGCTCACATCCATGGATCGTGACGGTACCAAAATAGGTTACGACATCCCTCTTCTCTCGCAGGTCGCAACTATGGTTCCTGTTCCCATAATAGCGTCGGGAGGAGCGGGTACGAAAGAACATATCCTCGAAGCTTTTAACGTTGGTTGCGATGGAGCTTTGGCCGCATCCATCTTCCATTTTGGAATTGTAGACATACCCGACCTTAAAAAGTGGCTGAAAGAGCAGCATATTGCCATACGTTATCTGGAGGCATAA
- a CDS encoding HisA/HisF-related TIM barrel protein, with translation MILYPAIDLYKGKIVRLKQGDFNQRTDYALAPITAAKAFLRAGSSWVHIIDLEGAQAGHPAHLQVIEPLKNLGLMVQYGGGLRSLQNVEEGFRAGANRLYVGSLLAENREIAPELFSLWGDRIIPAVDIKDGKVAVKGWTCTSSSSPLAYLSFLYSAGYRTVLVTSVNRDGTGLGPDLSLYSKLSLEFPGFSIIAAGGISSIKELEDLRALNIAGAVLGKVLYEKDFNLCEALKRVMSC, from the coding sequence ATGATCCTTTATCCGGCTATCGATCTCTATAAAGGGAAAATCGTCCGCTTAAAACAGGGCGACTTCAATCAGCGTACTGACTACGCTCTTGCTCCCATAACAGCAGCAAAGGCTTTCCTCAGAGCTGGCAGTTCATGGGTCCACATTATTGATCTGGAAGGAGCGCAAGCAGGGCATCCGGCCCACCTTCAAGTGATCGAACCCTTAAAGAACCTTGGCCTTATGGTTCAATACGGAGGAGGCCTGCGGTCTCTTCAAAATGTGGAAGAAGGTTTTAGAGCGGGTGCCAATCGTCTATATGTAGGCAGTCTCCTCGCAGAAAATAGAGAAATTGCCCCCGAACTTTTCTCTTTATGGGGAGACAGGATCATTCCAGCTGTTGATATTAAAGATGGCAAAGTAGCTGTCAAAGGGTGGACTTGCACTTCTTCCTCCTCTCCCCTGGCCTATCTTTCTTTTTTATATTCAGCTGGTTACAGGACTGTCCTTGTTACATCTGTAAATAGAGACGGAACAGGGTTGGGACCGGATCTTTCCCTCTACTCCAAACTATCACTGGAATTCCCAGGTTTTTCTATTATTGCAGCGGGGGGCATATCTTCAATAAAAGAACTGGAAGACCTCCGGGCTTTAAACATTGCTGGAGCAGTGCTTGGAAAAGTGTTGTATGAAAAAGATTTTAATCTGTGCGAAGCATTGAAGAGGGTGATGTCATGTTAA
- the hisH gene encoding imidazole glycerol phosphate synthase subunit HisH codes for MIGIIDYGAGNVGNVQRALSFHNERSTILRCPDQINNSIDLLILPGVGAFAPAMSALEKEGWPFFLSQWVEKGHPLLGICLGLHLLCEGGEEGGYRKGLGFLEGVIRHLGTQKYPHMGWNSLEWIRSAQGLEKSCHSNDYFYFVHSYGLPQTNDTVAIARVEEREVSAICLRDSVAAFQFHPERSGSAGLSILKGAIDLLRRHS; via the coding sequence ATGATCGGCATTATTGATTATGGAGCTGGAAATGTAGGAAATGTCCAACGAGCCCTATCTTTTCATAATGAGCGATCCACAATCCTTCGTTGCCCTGATCAGATCAATAACAGCATAGATCTTTTAATACTCCCGGGAGTAGGCGCCTTCGCTCCTGCCATGAGTGCTCTGGAGAAAGAAGGCTGGCCCTTCTTTCTTTCTCAATGGGTTGAAAAGGGGCATCCTCTGCTCGGAATATGCCTCGGGCTGCATCTCCTCTGTGAAGGAGGGGAAGAAGGCGGATATCGCAAGGGATTAGGCTTTTTAGAAGGGGTTATCCGGCATCTTGGAACTCAAAAATATCCCCACATGGGGTGGAACTCTCTAGAATGGATCCGTTCTGCCCAGGGCCTTGAAAAAAGTTGTCATAGTAATGACTACTTTTATTTCGTACATAGCTACGGCCTCCCTCAAACTAATGATACCGTAGCTATTGCAAGAGTAGAAGAACGGGAGGTTTCTGCCATATGTCTTCGTGATTCTGTCGCCGCCTTTCAGTTTCACCCAGAGAGAAGTGGCTCAGCGGGACTCTCCATACTTAAAGGCGCTATTGATCTTTTACGGAGGCATTCATAA
- a CDS encoding imidazoleglycerol-phosphate dehydratase, with translation MSTELSRESTETSISLQLSIPGKERHLDIPCGFLCHMLDLFFFHSGISVKITASGDIEVDAHHLTEDLGILIGRAFLKELESRPLARYGWCAMPMDGSLALVAVDISGRGQFVWDGCFLSSSCGTFDLELIPEFWRAFCRESHITIHGRLLAVDNSHHGAEALFKGIGRAMKQALASEEELQSTKGVLT, from the coding sequence ATGTCCACTGAACTTAGCAGGGAAAGCACTGAAACATCTATCAGTTTACAACTTTCTATTCCAGGGAAAGAACGCCACCTAGATATCCCTTGCGGCTTCCTTTGCCACATGCTTGATCTTTTTTTCTTTCATAGCGGCATTTCGGTGAAGATCACCGCTTCCGGCGATATTGAAGTAGATGCCCACCACCTTACTGAGGATCTTGGGATTCTTATAGGTCGGGCATTTTTAAAAGAACTGGAAAGCCGACCCCTTGCCCGTTACGGCTGGTGTGCCATGCCCATGGACGGTTCCCTTGCTCTCGTAGCTGTAGATATAAGTGGTCGAGGACAGTTTGTCTGGGATGGCTGTTTTCTTTCTTCTTCATGCGGTACATTTGACCTGGAATTAATTCCTGAGTTCTGGCGGGCTTTTTGCAGAGAAAGCCATATAACGATTCATGGCCGCCTCCTTGCAGTGGATAACAGCCATCACGGAGCGGAAGCTCTTTTTAAAGGCATTGGGCGAGCCATGAAACAAGCTCTTGCTTCAGAAGAAGAACTTCAGTCTACGAAAGGGGTTCTTACATGA
- the hisG gene encoding ATP phosphoribosyltransferase, translated as MLTLALPTGRVMKEAIDLCDNMGLPTAELRKAGRRLVVQENNYRYILAKPTDVPLYVSYGVADLALVGNDVLQESAIDLVELADTERGKCRIVVAGPEELRSIFTGHPSELMWLKIATKYPRIADIYFSSLGVQVEIIHLHGSIELAPALGMAHCILDIVQTGTTLQANKLVVLQEVAKVSLRLVASRQSTSLRWPQMSELLQRIGRQKGVVKDVH; from the coding sequence GTGTTAACTCTTGCCCTCCCCACCGGTCGAGTTATGAAAGAAGCCATAGATCTGTGTGATAACATGGGATTACCTACGGCCGAGCTGCGAAAAGCGGGCCGTAGGCTCGTGGTGCAGGAAAATAATTACCGCTATATTCTTGCAAAGCCAACTGACGTACCCTTATATGTAAGTTATGGCGTTGCGGATCTGGCTCTTGTGGGAAATGACGTTCTTCAGGAAAGTGCCATCGATCTGGTGGAACTTGCAGACACAGAACGTGGGAAGTGCCGAATTGTGGTGGCTGGACCAGAGGAACTCCGCTCCATCTTTACAGGGCACCCATCTGAACTTATGTGGCTAAAAATAGCTACAAAATACCCACGTATCGCTGATATATATTTTTCTTCCCTTGGCGTTCAAGTAGAGATAATCCACCTCCACGGGTCTATAGAGCTGGCTCCTGCCCTAGGAATGGCCCATTGCATCCTCGATATTGTGCAGACAGGAACTACTCTTCAGGCAAACAAGCTTGTAGTACTACAGGAAGTTGCAAAGGTTTCTCTCCGTCTTGTAGCCAGTCGACAAAGCACTTCTCTGAGATGGCCCCAAATGTCGGAGCTTCTTCAAAGGATAGGACGACAGAAAGGTGTGGTAAAAGATGTCCACTGA
- a CDS encoding ATP phosphoribosyltransferase regulatory subunit — MNRLPRGCMNVGGALATSMDRSRTHFMKLFSSFGYHPFWPSALQLLESAWPHLPENYRRRLIALTTPYGEPSCLRADITLAAVAFLASHYAPEQRPLRLCYADRVFKRAEKHENRIENFQVGAELLGWEGEGADTEILWLLLRWLDEIGLDKSILVIGDVTFLNYAMAHVGSAASKGLSSCLLGGNLSGYRSILATADIPEYSRNILERLPDLKGGIKVLDEANMLLGSSEHLMPLHNILKALSGLGYEKRLCVDLSLARELNYYSGPVFRLYSSPQGQEIGGGGRYDGLLNSYDLEGQAIGFAVNLEETAALSIPPAEPRRVMIWSASLSPDEALKRAWTILSVGFDGEMSWNKNRDQSYESARMRGCQWWVDLEKETVTHLETEKIMALSQWIREEYTC, encoded by the coding sequence ATGAACCGTCTACCCAGAGGATGTATGAATGTAGGGGGGGCGTTGGCCACATCTATGGACCGCAGCAGAACACACTTCATGAAACTTTTTTCTTCCTTTGGCTACCATCCTTTCTGGCCATCAGCGTTACAGCTCCTAGAGTCAGCGTGGCCTCATCTTCCTGAAAATTATAGACGGCGTCTTATAGCGCTTACCACACCTTATGGGGAACCATCCTGCCTCAGAGCTGATATTACCCTGGCCGCAGTAGCCTTTCTTGCGTCTCACTATGCTCCCGAACAAAGACCCCTACGTTTATGTTACGCTGATAGGGTCTTTAAACGGGCTGAAAAGCATGAAAACCGAATAGAAAACTTTCAGGTAGGAGCTGAATTGCTAGGATGGGAAGGGGAGGGAGCAGACACAGAAATACTCTGGCTCTTGCTGCGTTGGCTTGATGAAATAGGCCTTGACAAAAGCATTCTTGTAATTGGGGATGTTACCTTTTTAAATTATGCCATGGCTCATGTTGGATCCGCAGCATCAAAAGGGCTTTCAAGCTGTTTGCTGGGAGGCAATTTATCTGGATATCGCTCCATTTTAGCAACTGCCGATATTCCAGAATATAGCCGCAACATACTAGAGCGCCTTCCCGATCTGAAAGGTGGAATAAAGGTTCTTGACGAAGCGAATATGCTCCTAGGATCTTCAGAACATCTTATGCCTCTTCATAATATTCTAAAGGCCCTTTCTGGCCTTGGCTATGAGAAACGCCTATGTGTAGATCTGAGCCTTGCCCGCGAACTCAATTATTATAGCGGACCAGTCTTTCGCCTTTATTCAAGCCCTCAAGGGCAGGAAATAGGGGGAGGAGGACGATATGATGGTCTGCTGAATAGTTATGATCTAGAAGGACAAGCTATTGGATTTGCTGTGAATCTGGAAGAGACGGCTGCGCTCTCTATTCCCCCTGCAGAGCCCAGACGTGTTATGATCTGGAGTGCAAGCCTCTCCCCTGATGAAGCTCTGAAACGTGCATGGACCATATTGTCTGTTGGCTTTGACGGAGAAATGAGCTGGAATAAGAACAGGGATCAATCCTATGAGTCAGCCCGGATGAGAGGATGCCAATGGTGGGTCGATTTGGAAAAAGAAACAGTAACGCACCTGGAAACCGAAAAGATCATGGCTCTTTCCCAATGGATTAGGGAGGAGTATACGTGTTAA
- the hisD gene encoding histidinol dehydrogenase: MQFLKKACSSQKSISDYVNTTVSLIVNRIREEGWKAVEEYALAIDSYKGAFRVSQNEMDEALQQLSLTTVKALKRAICNVRTFHQRQKKMFEPFFCSIEEGVTAGLRFLPVERTAVYVPAGRYPLPSTAIMGVVPAQEAGVSEIVLLSPPTKEGKIASVIAATASLLGVSEVWTLGGAHGIAAMAMGAGPIRKVDMIVGPGNAYVTEAKRILFGEVGIDGLAGPSEVLIIADDSANPAWLAADIAAQSEHDPMAASTLLCTDEKIAAQTSNELSILLETLETAETIRRAWEVNGTLAICSLEEAINESNVRAPEHLQLCVRAPEKVLDKCMAYGAAFIGSTTPVPFGDYIGGTNHTLPTNRRARFAGGLWTGTFLRPLTSLCIDSKGAASLAEDGINLAQMEGLKAHSLAMALRRNLS; this comes from the coding sequence ATGCAATTCCTAAAAAAAGCATGCTCTTCTCAGAAAAGCATTTCTGATTATGTGAACACAACTGTTTCTCTCATTGTCAATCGTATCCGTGAAGAAGGCTGGAAAGCAGTAGAAGAATACGCACTTGCCATCGACAGCTATAAGGGTGCATTTCGAGTCTCTCAGAATGAGATGGATGAGGCACTGCAACAACTTTCGCTAACCACAGTAAAGGCACTCAAAAGAGCTATTTGCAATGTGAGGACATTCCATCAGCGCCAGAAAAAAATGTTTGAACCTTTTTTCTGCTCTATTGAAGAGGGTGTAACCGCTGGACTTCGTTTTTTACCTGTAGAGCGAACTGCTGTTTACGTTCCTGCGGGACGCTACCCATTGCCAAGCACAGCTATTATGGGCGTAGTCCCGGCTCAGGAAGCTGGTGTCTCTGAAATAGTCCTTCTTTCCCCTCCTACTAAAGAAGGAAAGATTGCTTCTGTCATCGCTGCTACGGCTTCTCTTCTTGGGGTTTCAGAAGTATGGACCCTTGGAGGAGCTCATGGTATCGCTGCCATGGCCATGGGCGCCGGCCCCATTAGAAAGGTAGACATGATTGTGGGCCCTGGAAATGCGTACGTCACAGAGGCCAAACGCATTCTTTTCGGGGAAGTTGGAATTGACGGGCTTGCTGGCCCAAGTGAAGTTCTTATTATTGCCGATGACAGTGCCAATCCTGCCTGGCTGGCTGCTGATATAGCGGCCCAATCAGAGCATGATCCCATGGCTGCAAGCACATTGCTTTGTACTGATGAAAAAATAGCAGCTCAGACCAGCAATGAACTGAGTATCCTTTTGGAAACTCTGGAAACTGCTGAGACAATCAGGCGAGCATGGGAAGTCAATGGCACTCTGGCAATATGCTCCCTTGAAGAAGCCATAAACGAAAGCAATGTACGCGCGCCAGAACATCTACAACTCTGCGTAAGAGCACCTGAAAAAGTTCTGGATAAATGTATGGCTTACGGCGCCGCATTTATTGGCAGTACAACACCCGTACCCTTTGGAGACTATATAGGAGGGACAAATCACACCCTGCCTACTAATCGACGGGCCCGTTTTGCCGGAGGGCTATGGACCGGCACATTCCTTCGCCCTCTTACATCTCTTTGTATTGACAGCAAGGGAGCTGCTTCTTTAGCGGAAGACGGGATAAATCTTGCACAAATGGAAGGACTTAAGGCTCATAGTCTTGCCATGGCCCTTAGGAGGAATCTTTCATGA
- the radA gene encoding DNA repair protein RadA, with the protein MAKKNMVRYVCSNCGNISLTWNGRCSACDMWGTYEKEEIDESGCEKPRSSDLMAVNIIDVRPPQRFTSGIPELDRVLGGGWVSGGVVLLGGQPGIGKSTLLLQVCGAMAARGERVLYISGEESASQVALRARRLLALHNNLDLFCDTDLDGALSHVEGHGFVVLDSVQAMRSSLEDGWPGTPSQVRAVAQQCIDSAKKTGIPFVVVGHITKEGRIAGPMLLEHMVDAVLLFSGEDTSAYRMIRGTKNRYGNTDELGIFEMTEKGLIAVEDPSGLYWNKADVSVPGVAVTVVMEGSIPLMAEIQALASATTFPYPKRTSRGIDVNKVHLLTAVLEKRAKTTCNMFDIYLNVAGGLVVKDPGADLALAVALASSVHECSLPSDCCFLGEVGLAGEIRPVGRIGTRLREAARLGFRKAIVSHQQKGDFPKEIRICRAVNIRDALQEVMP; encoded by the coding sequence ATGGCTAAAAAGAACATGGTACGCTACGTATGCTCAAACTGCGGAAACATAAGCCTAACATGGAATGGGCGCTGTTCTGCCTGTGATATGTGGGGAACCTATGAGAAAGAAGAAATAGACGAATCAGGCTGCGAGAAGCCCCGTTCTTCAGATTTGATGGCTGTTAATATTATTGACGTAAGGCCTCCGCAACGTTTTACATCCGGGATTCCAGAGCTTGACCGTGTTCTTGGTGGCGGCTGGGTATCTGGAGGGGTAGTGCTTCTCGGAGGCCAGCCTGGCATTGGGAAGTCAACGCTTCTTTTGCAGGTATGCGGAGCAATGGCAGCGCGAGGAGAACGGGTACTTTACATCTCAGGGGAAGAATCGGCTTCTCAGGTAGCCTTGAGAGCTAGACGTCTCTTAGCTCTTCATAATAACCTTGATCTTTTTTGTGACACAGACCTCGACGGGGCACTAAGTCATGTGGAAGGTCATGGATTTGTTGTTCTCGATAGTGTTCAGGCCATGAGGTCATCCCTGGAAGATGGCTGGCCGGGCACGCCGTCTCAAGTTCGAGCAGTGGCTCAGCAATGTATTGATAGCGCCAAAAAGACTGGGATACCCTTTGTAGTGGTTGGCCATATTACAAAGGAAGGACGCATAGCAGGCCCCATGCTTTTAGAACATATGGTCGATGCAGTTTTACTTTTTTCTGGAGAAGACACGTCAGCGTACAGAATGATCAGGGGAACTAAGAATCGGTATGGCAATACTGATGAGCTTGGTATCTTTGAAATGACGGAAAAAGGGCTTATTGCTGTGGAGGATCCAAGTGGCCTCTATTGGAATAAGGCGGATGTAAGTGTGCCAGGGGTAGCGGTAACAGTCGTAATGGAAGGATCTATTCCTCTCATGGCTGAAATTCAGGCCCTTGCCAGCGCTACGACTTTTCCCTATCCCAAGCGAACGTCTCGTGGTATTGATGTTAATAAGGTTCATCTTCTCACTGCTGTGCTAGAAAAGAGAGCAAAGACAACGTGTAACATGTTTGATATCTATTTGAATGTGGCGGGGGGCCTTGTCGTAAAAGACCCTGGTGCGGATTTGGCTCTTGCTGTTGCGCTTGCTTCTTCTGTTCACGAGTGTTCTCTGCCTTCAGACTGTTGTTTTTTAGGAGAAGTTGGATTGGCTGGAGAGATTCGCCCGGTAGGGCGTATTGGGACTCGTCTTAGAGAAGCAGCGCGCCTGGGATTTAGAAAAGCTATTGTAAGTCATCAGCAGAAAGGGGATTTCCCGAAAGAGATACGTATCTGTCGGGCAGTGAACATTCGAGATGCCCTACAGGAGGTGATGCCATGA